CCGAAGAAGATTTACACCTTTCAAAGTTCCATCCTCATTAATGGAAAATTTAAGTGTCAGTATCCCCTTTAAACCTTCTCTTCTCGCCGATTCAGGGTACTTCCAGACCATCTGGATCTGCCGCTTGATTTTGGAAAAGTAGGAGATATATTTAAATTCTGTCGTGTTGAGTGAGACGGCATTGCCAATTTCCACTTCTCTCGGTGTATCAAGGTCAGGCCTTTGCATGGAAAGCCGTTCATATGAGGGCATGAGGGCACTGAAAGAAGGCAGTTTTTTTTCGGCTTTTTCAAGGGGACTCTTACTCAACCCATCCTGTATAACAGGAGCTTGCTCCTTTACATCAAGCCCAGGAGCATCGGTAAAGGGTTCTTTACTACTTTCCAACTCTAAATTGCCTTCTGATGGTTCAGCCTGCACACTCTCAGGCCTGGACGACACAGAACGCTGCTCTTTTGAAAACACCTCGGGAGGTAACGGTGATGGTGGCGGGGCTGTCTCCTTCTCTACCCGGTTCGCTTCCCGTCCAAATCGCTTGTTTTCCTCAGAGCGTGACTGTTCTTTCTTCTCCACCGTCCCATCAAAGATTTCCACAAAAAAATCCTTTGATTCAGGTACCACCGGTTTTATATCAATAGAAGAGATGACAGCGATGAAGAAGAGAAGTACAAGGTGGACAACAAGGGAGACAGCAAGGCCTACACCGAGCCTGTTTCTGTCAAAAGTCATTTCCATAGGAATATTATAAAAGGTCTTTCCGGTTATCGTCAAGTCAGGCCTTATTTACCATTTACTCTCCCTATGCTAATATAGCGCTATGTTAAAGAATGTCAGCAGAAAACAACTCAACGCCCTCCCCTCCCTCGTTGTGAGCGACGAAGCAGGAAACCTTTTCGACCTGCCCGAATATGCCATGCTTGCTCGAAGCGGTAATGAATTTGTCATCCCTGAAAGAGAAGCGATAATACCGCTCCCCTATGGCAGCGACCTGCATGTTCTGCCTGACAGGTATGCACTGGGGATTGATCGCAGGAGCGGCAAAATAAAGACCCTTAAAAGTTACAGGGGGATGAAAGTGTTCGCCGCTTCGGCCTTTCTTGCGCCCGCCTATACAGCGCTCTATCTTTCAGCCTGCAAGAAAAAGGAAGGAGCCCGGGCACTCCCCCTTTTTGCCTATGCAGCCGTTGGTTTTGACGGCAAAGACTTTGTCGCAGCAGCTCTCAGGGTGGATAACGACAAAAGACAGGACTGTGAAAACTTTGATCAGGCAGAAATTATAAGACGAGGGAAAAAGCTTCTTAAAAAATACAAAGGAAACCGGCTCACCACCCACCTCATAGAGAACTGTGCCTTTGACTACCTCTGCCCCGCCGCCAGAAACTGGGTTATGGGACGATGGGAAGCGCCTGTTCCCGTATCGGTAGGATGCAACTCCGAGTGCCGGGGCTGCATTTCCAAACAACCCGAAGAATCAGATATTCCTTCTACACAGGACAGGCTCAACTTCACACCTACCGTTGATGAAATCGTTCAATACTGCGTCCCTCATCTCGAATCAGCGCCACGGGCCGTTGTCAGTTTCGGTCAGGGCTGTGAGGGGGAACCCCTGACCCAGGCCAGACTCATTGAAGAAGCCGTCAGGGAAATGAGAAAGAAAACACAAAAGGGAACCATCAACCTGAACAGTAACGCATCCATGCCT
The DNA window shown above is from Deltaproteobacteria bacterium and carries:
- a CDS encoding energy transducer TonB translates to MEMTFDRNRLGVGLAVSLVVHLVLLFFIAVISSIDIKPVVPESKDFFVEIFDGTVEKKEQSRSEENKRFGREANRVEKETAPPPSPLPPEVFSKEQRSVSSRPESVQAEPSEGNLELESSKEPFTDAPGLDVKEQAPVIQDGLSKSPLEKAEKKLPSFSALMPSYERLSMQRPDLDTPREVEIGNAVSLNTTEFKYISYFSKIKRQIQMVWKYPESARREGLKGILTLKFSINEDGTLKGVNLLRSSGSSILDGAAIDAIRDAVPFFPLPDNLGEVLDVVANFEYELNGYYFR
- a CDS encoding radical SAM protein, producing the protein MLKNVSRKQLNALPSLVVSDEAGNLFDLPEYAMLARSGNEFVIPEREAIIPLPYGSDLHVLPDRYALGIDRRSGKIKTLKSYRGMKVFAASAFLAPAYTALYLSACKKKEGARALPLFAYAAVGFDGKDFVAAALRVDNDKRQDCENFDQAEIIRRGKKLLKKYKGNRLTTHLIENCAFDYLCPAARNWVMGRWEAPVPVSVGCNSECRGCISKQPEESDIPSTQDRLNFTPTVDEIVQYCVPHLESAPRAVVSFGQGCEGEPLTQARLIEEAVREMRKKTQKGTINLNSNASMPEAVEKICNAGLDSIRISLNSAQERYYERYFKPKGYGLSHVKESMKVAKALNKWVSLNYFIYPGFTDRADEMAEMTALLKEIPVNMIQMRNLNMDPHMYWEEMEMGEVKAETIGIRKWMEKIKEVRRSIKFGYFNPPLMK